From the genome of Anopheles funestus chromosome 2RL, idAnoFuneDA-416_04, whole genome shotgun sequence:
CTTAAACTGACCCTAAACTGCACACAAAAACccttaaacaaaacaaacgctgTTTCAATACAATAATGTTGAATATTACCACTCGCTGTTTGGATAGGACAATAAACGTTCATTTCAAACGGGAACGAAGCGTTTCATGGCAAAGCGTTTACGACAGGCGGCAGCTGTCAAACGCTTCGTTTCGGTGCATGGGTGACTGCATACCAGCACCAAGCTGGTACTTGGTATGTTTCATCCTTTTCCTGCGTCGTAGGTAGCAGAACGGACGAACAATTTTGCACCGTGTACCTGGAGATGCACAAAAGCAGTGTGGCAATCGGGAAAATTGTTACATTCGTTTCGTTCTTCACTGGTAACGGTGTCCTTTCGCCGAAAGGGTCTATTGCAGTTACGGACGAAGAGTGAAACCGGTGAGTAAGCTGTGTGATATTGCAGCAATGTGAAACCTAACCTCAATTCGTGTGTGAAATACAGCGTGGCGCTTCTTGGAGAACCGCTCAAACGTGTGAAAATTATAGTTTCTCCATCTAAACTAGTCTGTTTCGGTTGTTTGCTTGTAGCCGCGTAACGATGGGACGTGGTCGaccaagaaaagaaacaccgGCCGAAGGCGAAGGCCCGGCAGCGAAAGTCCATCGTACCAGAAAGCGTAAGTTTTCTCTTATCATCGGAAACGCTAAAATTAGCCTCTCGGCAGCAAATTATTTGTGCGACGTCATTAACGTGCGCGATATGACCCTGTCGTGCTCTCTATTTTCAGTTGAAATCCCGTTGGCAACGTTACCGAAGCTATCGGGTAATGTGCTAGCCTGTGGTCAGGGTGAGATGGGTCAGCTGGGCATGGGCGAAGACATTATGGAGAAGACGCGGCCCGCCATCGTTGAGGGCCTTTCGGATGTGGTGCAAATATCGGCCGGCGGTATGCACAATCTGTGCCTCACGCGGCATGGCACGGTGTATTCGTTTGGTTGCAACGATGAAGGTGCACTCGGCCGGGACACGTCCCAAGAGGGATCCGAGTTTGAACCCAAGCTGATCGAACTTCCAGGATCGTGCGTGAAAATTTCGGCCGGCGATTCGCATTCCGCCTGCCTGCTAAACGATGGTCGCGCATATGCCTGGGGCTCATTCCGGGTAAGTTGTGATCGGTTAGATTGATACGCAGTAATACCCATTTCCCCTGGGGTGGTACCAAAGGTTTCTACAGCATATAACAGCGTCTAAGCGGGTTTTCCCGCCAAACTCTTCGTCACCATGCGAGAGTTCCCATAGTTCTTACCTGCAACGAATCCTTCCCagctgttgttattgttgctaTTATTTCGGGTAATGTTTTCGGGTGCATGAAACCCAAACGGGCAACAGCGCGAGACGACAGCTGGCAGCTTAACCGTGCGCCCGTAAGACGAGGGGAAAATTTAAAGTTTCCTTATTCCTGTTCCAAATTAGTTTACCATTCTGTTTGCTGTTACCCGTTTAATGGTTCCCACAGCCGCTGTTGTTGCGTAGCatgaaggagagaaaaagagaaagatagaaaCATTCTTGTCGTTAAGGAAATAGCGCAGACCTTTAAATCCTCCCCTAGTCATTAACGGTCACCGgctgcatttttttctctctctttcgttaTTTCATGTATTTCTTCTACCAAATTGAAAGGTATTGAATTTGTTGGTTCGCTTACATTCCTCTCGCTTTCGTCCTTTACGACATGATCGTGATCGCGATACCCGGATATCGTCGCTGTGTGAGGCATCTACCCAGCTAGTGGTAATCTCGCACTTGGAGCACCCGTACGAGTACCTGGTTACtctggtttgtttgcttcgggAAGGTCTGAGATAAGGCATGCAAATATGCCTCAGCAAGGCAGCTCTTTGAACAGGGCGTTCGCTACCAGCAATACATCAGTTGCGGATGACGCGGTGTCCTGCTGTAACATaggaaaatggtttcatttCTTCTAGTTGCGTTTGACACTGATTGAAAACAGCGGATTGCCAGCCATTTGAGTCAAATATGCGAGCTACCATTGGGGAGTATCGATTGTCACCAATCGGTGCTTTCTGGCGTAGAACTCAATTCAGACTAATCTATCACTAGCTCGCCACAAATGCCAAACACGATTGATTCCACATCCATACGATTACGGTTCTTCGTGGAGGATGACTTACGAGAGAGAGAATGTAATGCATTGTGAAGAACTGGACGGAATGTTTGATCCTCCCGCGTCAATTGGTTGCCATCTCCTTCTGCAATAGGTGACCGGGCAGATTGGCGCGGGAAATGTGCCAGTTCGCTACTAATGTGTACTTTCTATTCCACAAGGATTCGCACGGAAACATGGGACTTACGCTCGAAGGCAACAAACGGTTACCGATCGAAGTGTTACCGGGTAACCGGTGGGTGGATATCGCATCCGGTTGTGACCATCTGGTGCTGCTGTCCGAGCTGGGCCACATCTACACGGTGGGTTGTGCGGAGCAGGGTCAACTTGGTCGTGTATCGATCCGCGCCGCATCAGGTGAATCTCGACGCGGCAAAACAGAGCTTTTACAGCCGGGTATAGTGACACGGCGCGGCAAAATGATTGTGGCCGACGCTGTTTGGGCCACCACGTACTGCACGTTCTACAAAGATCATCAAACCGAACGCGTATTCGCCTTCGGATTGAATAACTATTGCCAGCTCGGTATACCGAATCCAAGCGAGCACGTCGTCAAACCGGTGTTCGTACCGGAACCGACGAGTTTCAGCGAGGTGTTACAGATTGCCGGCGGACAACATCACACATTGGTATTAAAAACGGACCACAAGGTGTACGCCATCGGACGGAAGGAGTACGGACGCCTCGGGCTAGGAAGCAACGTCACAGACGACGCCAAAACGCTGCAACCGGTAGATTTTTTCGCCGACAAGAAGGTGGTCAGTGTGTGCTGCGGTGAAAGCACCTCGTTCGCCGTCACTGACAAGGGCGAACTGTATGCCTGGGGTATGGGTTCAAGCCTGCAGCTCGGCACGGGGTCGGAATCGGACGAATCCAAACCAGTGCTTATCACCAGCAAGCAGGTGGCGGGTAAAGTGGTCCTGAAGGCGTCCAGCGGCGGACAACACAGTTTGTTCCTCGTGCAGGAACCACCGGTAAGTGATCGTAGATATTACACTTATTAAACAGATGTGATTATTcgaattttttacattactcCTTGGACACGATGGTTTAGTCGGGATTTGAACTCGTTCCGTACATTGTGTATTGAGCTTGACATAGTCCACATTGCTTGACATTAGTTTGTTTGTCActaaattcgttttttttttgttaatgtctGCTGTCGAAAGGTCAAGGTCGAAAGCTCTTGGTCATTTTCAACGGAACAGGCTTTtcaattccaaaaaaatacagaaatatGATCGAAGGATAAACAGTTTCTAGCGCATCGCAGTTCTTTGCAAGGCCGCCGTCCACTGAATCGGTATTTCTTGTTACAGAGCGTAAAGGACAAAATGTCACCGAAAGCTGCCGCCGTGAACAAGAAGACTAAAACGGATGCTTTGGGTACGGAACCGGCAAATGGTGTAGCGAAACATTCCGAAGCCAGTAATGGTGATGAAGCGGCAACGACGAGTACGGTTCCCGAACCAACAACGAATGGTGTAAATACGGATGTTCCGGCGGATGATGCGAGTACTGGAAAGGGAAAAGCAACAGCTCCAGCGAAAACAACAGCcggcagtagcagcagcagtggtggtggtagtagaaaacggaaaatcCAATGAGCACGGAACGGCTCGTTGCTTTTGGTAGGAAACTTAACATAATTCGTAAGCTACTTCTCCTAAGTAGCCAGTGGTAATAGGACATTAGGTAGCGCCGATAAGAAAACATCATTGAAGTTCTTTGTGTGCCGTGTTATATTTATCTGAAATGATGTTTTAGCTAGGAAGTTGTAGTTTCGTCATAGTatctctgttttttctttctttttcgttctCTTTGTTTATTAAACCCACCAGGCGATAGTGTcgtgtttgtgcttttttgtttgtttattagcCATTTATTCTTTCCTTGCTACCGGAGATTTCGTGTATCGATTTAATATCGATAACAGCAGGAACACTAGGTAAGAGTTTTCATGACTGCAGCCTGGCCCTTGTGCTTATTTCTCAGCCCTACGAAACACACAGCTCAGTTCAGTGAATCGCAcgatctttttgtttgttttactccaTGGGAGTGGTACCGTAGTGTATTGTATTAGGAAGTTCCTGCAAGCCCAGTTAATTGGTGGTGACAATAGCTTATTTTAAATGGCAAAAGACACGAAAACGCACGAGTATTGAAAAAACGTGCCACTAGCCGTTAGCACAGTTAGGTAGGTTTTTAAGCAATCTTGTTGATAAGTAgaacttatttttttcaattttgttctgTGAAGAAAAAGTTGCTGTAATATGAAATCGACTGAGCAAAGATGCGAATAAAATAACATGATAAATGATTTTGATATAAAATATGTTACCGtttttgtttatatgtttTAATGTGGGAAGGTATATTAGGGTTGACTTTTATATGTTTATGCTTATCCagaatttgttgtaatttcAACTCCTAAGCGCTCTCACTAATAACGTATGTTCAAGCATTTATAATGCACGCACGATAACCGATCCGAGGTTTgacaaaaatacaaataacatCGCTTAGCTTTCAATCATTCAAAATCAGTTACTATTCCGTCGCTAACATTAAACAAGTCATCGTCGTCCGTAATCCGTTCGGTTTCAGCAACATCGATTTGACTGCCAACACTGGTCGCAATCAGTGTGCGTGATAGGTCCTCCAGCAGGCCGCCGTTctgcgaaagaaaaaagaaaagaaacattccgGAACcgtttcatttaaattaaacccCTGATAAACTATTTACCTCAGGACTGATGGTTTTTTCGTCAGAAAGGTCTGCTGCATCCTGGTGGATTGTGATGGCTTCCTGCTCTGTTTCGACAGCCGCAGGCAACTGGTACCGAGTTGGCAATTCATCATGCCTCATCAACGAGTCCAACCTTCCCGAGGGTGAAGTGTGAACCGTTGCTTCGTTCTCGATCAGCGAGCTTCGTGTGGTGGACGCCCTTTTAGCCACGGGTGCCCGGAGCAACGTTTTAGGTGGGAGTGAAGATTTGGGAGTGTTGGATTCGGCATAGATTGCCATCAACCGAGGGCTAGAGTGTCGATCATTCGACAAATCGATCATCCGTATCACCTGCGGTTGATGAGCAGGTATCGGAACCTGTAAACTTTGTGCCGAATTTGGTTTCTTTTCCAGCTCGTCCTCGTTCGGTGTACGCGCCACTGTTCCCGTGCCCACCTTTTCCGGTGTACCCAGCAGGGTGGATGAAAATTCCGGCCGCAGCGTCATCTCACTAAACGTGGAAATGTTCATTGTGTTGTTAATTCTTGTTGTCACGCATTCGTTAGATCGGGATGTGCCGTTTTGACTCGGTAGTTTTTGACTCTGCGCCTTAATGCGGTTTAGCATTGTTAAAGGattgagtttttcttttcgtgctACCCGTGGCACTGCAAACACGACCGAGCTCGGTTGCTGTTCTCGGTTTAAATTGTCAGACGCGGACTTCAGATGCTTTGGGGTAGGTTTCGGGCTTCTTGGCTGATACGCGCTGAATGAGAGTAGTTTCATACGAGCATTCATCAGATGAACTTCCTCTCTGTTTAGCAGCGCTAACCGTTGGCTGCTTCTACTGTTGGGACCGTTAGCGGGGACGTTATCCGAATGTACATCAAAATCCATCACGATGGGTGGCGTGCAGAAGAGTTTATTCTTAATAGCGAAATTACCTTTCCCAAGTTCGGGGCTTTCGCCGGCACCCGGAAGATCCCGCAGTAGACATTCATCCAGCATTGGTAAGCTTCGCAGCAGCAAATCCACCTTCTGGCGCATTTCATCACATTTAACCGCCACCATCGACAGCTCCTTAAGCTCGAATTTCATAAGCTCCGGGGTTTTCACACAAAATCCAGCGAAAAATTGCTCGACGTTTGGCAAAATATTTTCGAAAAGTTGCAACAGCTTGATGGGATTTAGCTTACCGTTGTCATCGTAAACTTCCTGCGTAAGCTGATGAAGGTCCGTGCCAGATTGGCAGCTATAACTGTCGAGACAATCCTTCAGCTGGTCCTTCGTAAATGATAACGATAGCTCGTTTCCCTTCAGTTTGCTAACGGTCTTTTCCACAATACGGTCAAACTCCTTGGCGATAGCTTGCATACGTTGCCGAACCTTTTGCTGCTCCCTGAACTGAGTGTTTATCAGCACGGTCCACATCTGCATTAGCTTTTCGTAGGGAATCTGTTTCGCCAATTCGCTACCCTGCAGGATCGTTTCGATGAGCGCATCTATCTTGCGTGTCTTCTCCGTTAGGACGCTCATGTCCTCGTGAATAGTGCAACTAATACGTTCCCCAACATCGACCCAAACTTTGTGGGAAGCAATCATCTGAGCGATGCGCGTCTTCGTGATTGGCTCAGTGTCACCGGAACCTTTCGCTCTGCGCAACTCCTCCTGCAGGACGAATCGTATCAAGGAGAGCAGAAATTTCATAAACTTTGCGCCACCCGGCAGGACGACAACGTGCGCCTTGATCTTCTCCATCCCGACCAGTTTACCGCGTTCGATTAAATGGTTCACGTACTCGACCGTCGAGGTACGAAACGCATTTTCCGCACCCTTGTCGTAGATTGGCCAGTAGAACCGTTTGCGAAACTCGCGCGCATCGTAGATGTTGAACAGGAAATGCATCACTTGAATGAAGGCCTTGGTGTTCGATTTCAGGAATGCACCACGACAAAACTGTGCCCTAAACTCATCCGTTGTTTGGTGACGCTTGGTCAATGCGTGCAGGCACCGATAAATAGCTACATCGAGCTGCTCCTCGCAACGGCTTATCTGTATGCTTGACGCATTTTGTCCAACCGATAGTTGACTGTTGGTACGCTTTACCGATGCTTTTTTACTCATTATGAAGCCGGGTGGATGGGTTTTACTGTGTCGACTGGGTTGTAGTGATAGACGTTTCCTGAAATAACGATGGTGGTTTAGTTCGCTCGTATCACAGCACAGGCAGACAtttgttttgcaccaaattcgtttgtaactgtcattttgcaaaaagacGTTGATCTTCTTGCCAGTGATGCCAGCGAGAGGATTTTTTAACAGGGTGCTCATGTAAATTATGTACATCATTctatttacacaaaaaagttTGTACATATTTATGTGCCAAGTCTTGTGTTTGCAATATAGAATgtagaaaaaatgttattgttccgtttttaaaatatgatgGACTGCGAAAAGCGTTGCTATATttaaccccgtcactaaacgcttagcaattgtcgcggctgcaaacgcgattcagaatttttttgcgaaactatTCGGAGCGCGACTTGATGCTATGACAGTTTTCTGACATGAcggtaaacaaatacatattccaaaatttgcaaatataaaataaattgatttattttgatgcgaattggttgtaataagtttcttttcactcaaacaatgctgtaaatagaaaaaagcataaaaaataagaaaaaaataaaaatcttctgaaaacccgaaaatttcctaaggggttagccttggttttttttgggaaatttagcaaaattttaaaaattgatttattttgatgcgaatttgttggaataagtttctttttactcaaataacgctttaaatagaagaaagcataaaaaaaagaaaaaaataaaaatcttctgaaaacaccaaaatttcctaaggggttagccttggttttttttgggaaatttagcaaaattttaaaaattgatttattttgatgcgaattggttggaataagtttctttttactcaaataacgctttaaatagaagaaagcataaaaaaaagaaaaaaataaaaatcttctgaaaacaccaaaatttcctaaggggttagccttggcttttttttggggaaatttagcaaaattttaaaaattgatttattttgatgcgaattggttgcaataagtttcttttcactcaaataacgctgtaaatagaagaaagcataaaaaataagaaaaaaataaaaaaattctgaaaacccgaaaatttcctaaggggttagccttgttttttttttgggaaatttagcgaaattttaaaaattgatttattttgatgcgaattggttgcaataagtttcttttcactcaaataatgctttaaatagaagaaagcataaaaaataagaaaaaaataaaaaacttctgaaaacccgaaaatttcctaaggggttagccttggttttttttgggaaatttagcaaaattttaaaaattgatttattttgatgcgaattggttggaataagtttctttttactcaaataatgctttaaatagaagaaagcataaaaaataacaaaaaaataaaaaacttccgaaatcccgaaaatttcctaaggggttagccttggttttttttgggaaatttagcaaaattttaaaaattgatttattttgatgcgaattggtcggaataagtttcttttcactcaaataatgctttaaatagaagaaagcataaaaaataagaaaaaaataaaaaaattctgaaaacccgaaaatttcctttgggaaatttagcaaaattttaaaaattgatttattttgatgcgaattggttggaataagtttcttttcactcaaataatgctttaaatagaagaaagcataaaaaataagaaaaaaataaaaaacttctgaaaacccgaaaatttcctaaggggttagccttggttttttttgggaaatttagcaaaattttaaaaattgatttattttgatgcgaattggttggaataagtttcttttcactcaaataatgctttaaatagaagaaagcataaaaaataagaaaaaaataaaaaaacttccgaaaacccgaaaatttcctaagggtttttttgggaaatttagcaaaattttaaaaattgatttattttgatgcgaattggttggaaaagtttcttttcactcaaataatgctttaaatagaagaaagcataaaaaataagaaaaaaataaaaaacttctgaaaacccgaaaatttcctaaggccttggttttttttgggaaatttagcaaaattttaaaaattgatttattttgatgcgaattggttggaataagtttcttttcactcaaataatgctttaaatagaagaaagcataaaaaataagaaaaaaataaaaaacttctgaaaacccgaaaatttcctaaggggttagccttggttttttttgggaaatttagcaaaattttaaaaattgatttattttgatgcgaattggttggaataagtttctttttactcaaataatgctttaaatagaagaaagcataaaaaataacaaaaaaataaaaaacttccgaaaacccgaaaatttcctaaggggttagccttggttttttttgggaaatttagcaaaattttaaaaattgatttattttgatgcgaattggtcggaataagtttcttttcactcaaataatgctttaaatagaagaaagcataaaaaataagaaaaaaataaaaaaattctgaaaacccgaaaatttcctttgggaaatttagcaaaattttaaaaattgatttattttgatgcgaattggttggaataagtttcttttcactcaaataatgctttaaatagaagaaagcataaaaaattagagaaaaataaaaaacttctgaaaacccgaaaatttcctaaggggttagccttagcttttttttgggaaatttagcaaaattttaaaaattgatttattttgatgcgaattggttggaataagtttcttttcactcaaataatgctttaaatagaagaaagcataaaaaataagaaaaaaataagaaaacttccgaaaacccgaaaatttcctaagggtttttttgggaaatttagcaaaattttaaaaattgatttattttgatgcgaattggttggaataagtttcttttcactcaaataatgctttaaatagaagaaagcataaaaaataagaaaaaaataaaaaacttctgaaaacccgaaaatttcctaaggccttggtattttttgggaaatttagcaaaattttaaaaattgatttattttgatgcgaattggttggaataagtttcttttcactcaaataatgctttaaatagaagaaagcataaaaaataagaaaaaaataaaaaacttctgaaaacccgaaaatttcctaaggggttagccttgtttttttttgggaaatttagcaaaattttaaaaattgatttattttgatgcgaattggttgcaataagtttcttttcactcaaataatgctttaaatagaagaaagcataaaaaataagaaaaaaataaaaaacttctgaaaacccgaaaatttcctaaggggttagccttggttttttttgggaaatttagcaaaattttaaaaattgatttattttgatgcgaattggttggaataagtttctttttactcaaataatgctttaaatagaagaaagcataaaaaataacaaaaaaataaaaaacttccgaaaacccgaaaatttcctaaggggttagccttggttttttttgggaaatttagcaaaattttaaaaattgatttattttgatgcgaattggtcggaataagtttcttttcactcaaataatgctttaaatagaagaaagcataaaaaataagaaaaaaataaaaaaattctgaaaacccgaaaatttcctttgggaaatttagcaaaattttaaaaattgatttattttgatgcgaattggttggaataagtttcttttcactcaaataatgctttaaatagaagaaagcataaaaaataagaaaaaaataaaaaacttctgaaaacccgaaaatttcctaaggggttagccttgcttttttttgggaaatttagcaaaattttaaaaattgatttattttgatgcgaattggttggaataagtttcttttcactcaaataatgctttaaatagaagaaagcataaaaaataagaaaaaaataaaaaaacttccgaaaacccgaaaatttcctaagggtttttttgggaaatttagcaaaattttaaaaattgatttattttgatgcgaattggttg
Proteins encoded in this window:
- the LOC125765515 gene encoding augmin complex subunit dgt6, with product MSTLLKNPLAGITGKKINVFLQNDSYKRIWCKTNVCLCCDTSELNHHRYFRKRLSLQPSRHSKTHPPGFIMSKKASVKRTNSQLSVGQNASSIQISRCEEQLDVAIYRCLHALTKRHQTTDEFRAQFCRGAFLKSNTKAFIQVMHFLFNIYDAREFRKRFYWPIYDKGAENAFRTSTVEYVNHLIERGKLVGMEKIKAHVVVLPGGAKFMKFLLSLIRFVLQEELRRAKGSGDTEPITKTRIAQMIASHKVWVDVGERISCTIHEDMSVLTEKTRKIDALIETILQGSELAKQIPYEKLMQMWTVLINTQFREQQKVRQRMQAIAKEFDRIVEKTVSKLKGNELSLSFTKDQLKDCLDSYSCQSGTDLHQLTQEVYDDNGKLNPIKLLQLFENILPNVEQFFAGFCVKTPELMKFELKELSMVAVKCDEMRQKVDLLLRSLPMLDECLLRDLPGAGESPELGKGNFAIKNKLFCTPPIVMDFDVHSDNVPANGPNSRSSQRLALLNREEVHLMNARMKLLSFSAYQPRSPKPTPKHLKSASDNLNREQQPSSVVFAVPRVARKEKLNPLTMLNRIKAQSQKLPSQNGTSRSNECVTTRINNTMNISTFSEMTLRPEFSSTLLGTPEKVGTGTVARTPNEDELEKKPNSAQSLQVPIPAHQPQVIRMIDLSNDRHSSPRLMAIYAESNTPKSSLPPKTLLRAPVAKRASTTRSSLIENEATVHTSPSGRLDSLMRHDELPTRYQLPAAVETEQEAITIHQDAADLSDEKTISPENGGLLEDLSRTLIATSVGSQIDVAETERITDDDDLFNVSDGIVTDFE
- the LOC125765517 gene encoding regulator of chromosome condensation, translating into MGRGRPRKETPAEGEGPAAKVHRTRKLEIPLATLPKLSGNVLACGQGEMGQLGMGEDIMEKTRPAIVEGLSDVVQISAGGMHNLCLTRHGTVYSFGCNDEGALGRDTSQEGSEFEPKLIELPGSCVKISAGDSHSACLLNDGRAYAWGSFRDSHGNMGLTLEGNKRLPIEVLPGNRWVDIASGCDHLVLLSELGHIYTVGCAEQGQLGRVSIRAASGESRRGKTELLQPGIVTRRGKMIVADAVWATTYCTFYKDHQTERVFAFGLNNYCQLGIPNPSEHVVKPVFVPEPTSFSEVLQIAGGQHHTLVLKTDHKVYAIGRKEYGRLGLGSNVTDDAKTLQPVDFFADKKVVSVCCGESTSFAVTDKGELYAWGMGSSLQLGTGSESDESKPVLITSKQVAGKVVLKASSGGQHSLFLVQEPPSVKDKMSPKAAAVNKKTKTDALGTEPANGVAKHSEASNGDEAATTSTVPEPTTNGVNTDVPADDASTGKGKATAPAKTTAGSSSSSGGGSRKRKIQ